One region of uncultured Sulfurimonas sp. genomic DNA includes:
- the rbfA gene encoding 30S ribosome-binding factor RbfA, which produces MTEAQIKLKRTESVLSELIPQALGSLNDKRLHDLEVLEVKCSRGKSDAKVYINPSEFSEEEKREYLKLLKKARPIVETFCLKDQGWYRCPKFTFEFDEQIQKAQNIEELFKKIAKKDEE; this is translated from the coding sequence ATGACAGAAGCACAAATTAAATTAAAACGAACAGAATCAGTTCTAAGCGAACTTATTCCTCAGGCATTAGGTTCTTTGAATGATAAAAGACTTCATGATTTAGAAGTTTTAGAAGTAAAATGTTCTCGTGGTAAAAGTGATGCTAAAGTTTATATAAATCCAAGTGAATTTAGTGAAGAAGAAAAACGAGAATACCTAAAGCTTTTAAAAAAAGCTAGACCAATTGTAGAGACATTTTGTCTCAAAGATCAAGGTTGGTATCGTTGTCCAAAATTTACATTTGAGTTTGATGAACAGATACAAAAAGCACAAAATATAGAAGAATTATTTAAAAAAATCGCAAAAAAGGATGAAGAATGA
- a CDS encoding ribosome maturation factor, whose product MSLAEDINSFVSSLDLELYDTSIVNENDETIYRVSVISKDIVDGKRKGVSLDSCVELTHLISPLLDITPPVSGDYRLEVGSPGIERKLTTIKHFKLSIGEKVSLLINKEKVRGLLLKVEGSKVFVETEDETKELEFNDISKAKTYFEW is encoded by the coding sequence ATGAGTTTGGCAGAGGATATAAATTCATTTGTTTCATCACTAGATTTAGAGCTTTATGACACTTCAATAGTTAATGAAAACGATGAAACTATTTATCGTGTAAGTGTTATTTCAAAAGACATAGTAGATGGAAAAAGAAAAGGTGTATCTCTTGATAGCTGCGTTGAACTAACGCATCTAATCTCTCCGCTTCTTGATATTACTCCACCTGTTTCAGGAGATTATAGACTTGAAGTTGGAAGTCCTGGAATAGAGAGAAAATTAACAACTATAAAGCATTTTAAACTCTCTATCGGAGAAAAAGTCTCTTTGCTTATAAATAAAGAAAAAGTTAGAGGTCTTTTGCTTAAAGTTGAAGGTTCTAAAGTGTTTGTAGAGACTGAAGATGAAACTAAAGAATTAGAGTTTAATGATATTTCAAAAGCTAAAACTTATTTTGAATGGTAA
- the infB gene encoding translation initiation factor IF-2, with the protein MEKVRVHEIAKELGIASKDVLEKAKKMGLEVKSAQSVVTMEQAEGLANFIMNGEVTAEPVKSVKKEKTKATSDTQKEEETPKVQEKAKETKSPKKEVKKTSTQEVIAKKESSSKEEKTKEDLKPSNKEVKAEKESDKSIKEEKKSPIKIVQPVVSRQIKKTGLKIVKKKKPKVEETYEAPQKQASVSSYGKVSAEVLEELAQKKKSKQANVAPIRKKESGTKMDIFGGSMAEVSMDMDDQVTLLDLNSTERAPLPVEEPRKPRAPKPAGRNANKKQAPRGRKVSRDKRKKYAKATQEEEIVTHVEIPEDIRVYEFAEALKRPMSEIIKVLFDLGMMMTKNDFLGNDEIEILSEEFNVEVTIVDPKDAFNYEEDLKHDVEKDPNATERPPVITIMGHVDHGKTSLLDAIREAKVSEGEAGGITQHIGAYTVEQNGKAITFLDTPGHAAFSHMRQRGTDVTDIIIIVVAADDGVKPQTIEVIKLAKESGAPVIVALNKMDKESAQPDMVKGQMAEHGINPVDWGGDVEFIPVSAKSGMGIDDLLENILITAEVLELRANEKAMAKAAVVESSLEKGRGPVATVIVQNGTLKVGDYVVCGSAYGRVKALIDEHNKQIKFLLPSHTAVVVGLNEVPSSGEIMMAMNSDKEAKEYALKRHEYDRHKELSHSTKSTLEDMTSMIAEGNLKSLKVVLKTDVHGSLEALKNSLLELRNDEVKINIISSGVGGITENDVELVSNSQNCVLLGFNVRPTGSVKALAKQKNVDIRTYSIIYKLLDDMTGMLTGMMTPKFTEENTGQAEVRDTFKIPKGMVAGCVVVDGKLVRGGMVRVIRDGVVIYEGALTSLKRFKDDVEEIGNGYECGVVISGYDDVIVGDTIETFKKVEQKVSL; encoded by the coding sequence ATAGAAAAAGTTAGAGTACACGAAATTGCAAAAGAACTAGGAATAGCTTCTAAAGATGTTTTAGAAAAAGCAAAAAAAATGGGTCTTGAAGTAAAATCGGCACAAAGCGTAGTAACAATGGAGCAAGCTGAAGGATTAGCAAACTTTATTATGAATGGTGAAGTGACGGCAGAACCAGTTAAAAGTGTAAAAAAAGAAAAAACTAAAGCAACAAGTGATACTCAAAAAGAAGAAGAAACTCCTAAAGTGCAAGAAAAAGCAAAAGAGACAAAATCTCCTAAAAAAGAGGTTAAAAAAACTTCAACTCAAGAAGTTATAGCTAAAAAAGAGAGTTCTTCAAAAGAGGAAAAAACTAAGGAAGATTTAAAGCCTTCTAATAAAGAAGTAAAAGCTGAAAAAGAGTCCGACAAATCAATAAAAGAAGAGAAAAAAAGCCCTATCAAAATAGTTCAGCCTGTTGTTTCTCGTCAAATTAAAAAAACTGGTCTTAAAATAGTTAAAAAGAAAAAGCCAAAAGTTGAAGAAACTTATGAAGCACCACAAAAACAAGCATCAGTTTCATCTTATGGAAAAGTTAGTGCTGAAGTTTTAGAAGAACTAGCTCAAAAGAAAAAGTCTAAGCAAGCTAATGTAGCACCAATAAGAAAAAAAGAATCTGGCACAAAGATGGATATTTTTGGTGGTTCAATGGCTGAAGTCTCTATGGACATGGACGATCAAGTTACACTTCTTGACTTAAACTCAACAGAAAGAGCACCTCTTCCTGTTGAAGAGCCTAGAAAGCCTCGTGCACCAAAACCTGCAGGAAGAAATGCAAATAAAAAACAAGCTCCTCGTGGAAGAAAAGTATCTCGTGATAAAAGAAAAAAATATGCTAAAGCTACTCAAGAAGAAGAAATAGTAACTCATGTAGAGATTCCTGAAGATATTCGTGTTTATGAGTTTGCTGAAGCACTTAAGCGTCCTATGTCTGAAATTATTAAAGTTCTTTTTGATCTTGGCATGATGATGACAAAAAATGATTTCTTAGGAAATGATGAGATTGAAATTTTAAGTGAAGAGTTCAATGTTGAAGTAACAATAGTTGATCCTAAAGATGCATTTAACTATGAAGAAGATTTAAAACATGATGTTGAAAAAGATCCAAATGCTACAGAAAGACCACCTGTTATAACAATAATGGGTCACGTAGATCATGGTAAAACATCTCTCTTAGATGCTATTCGTGAAGCAAAGGTAAGTGAGGGTGAAGCTGGTGGAATTACTCAGCATATTGGAGCTTACACAGTTGAACAAAATGGTAAGGCTATTACTTTCTTGGATACACCAGGTCACGCAGCATTTTCTCATATGCGTCAACGTGGTACAGATGTAACAGATATTATTATTATAGTTGTAGCAGCTGATGATGGAGTTAAGCCTCAAACGATTGAAGTTATAAAACTTGCAAAAGAATCAGGTGCGCCTGTAATAGTTGCCCTTAATAAAATGGATAAAGAGAGTGCTCAACCAGATATGGTTAAAGGTCAAATGGCTGAACATGGAATTAATCCAGTTGATTGGGGTGGAGATGTAGAGTTTATTCCTGTTTCTGCAAAAAGTGGAATGGGTATTGATGATTTACTTGAAAACATTTTAATTACTGCAGAGGTTTTAGAACTTCGTGCAAATGAAAAAGCTATGGCTAAAGCAGCTGTTGTTGAGTCCTCACTTGAGAAAGGACGTGGACCTGTTGCTACAGTTATAGTTCAAAATGGTACTTTAAAAGTTGGAGATTATGTAGTTTGTGGTAGCGCTTATGGACGTGTTAAAGCTCTTATTGATGAGCATAATAAGCAAATCAAATTTCTTCTTCCAAGTCATACCGCTGTAGTAGTAGGATTGAATGAGGTTCCATCATCTGGTGAAATTATGATGGCTATGAATAGTGATAAAGAAGCTAAAGAGTATGCTTTAAAACGTCATGAATATGATAGACATAAAGAGCTTTCACACTCTACAAAATCAACATTAGAAGATATGACTTCTATGATTGCTGAGGGTAATTTAAAATCACTTAAAGTAGTTTTAAAAACTGATGTTCATGGTTCTCTTGAAGCACTTAAAAACTCTCTACTTGAGTTAAGAAATGATGAAGTTAAAATTAACATTATTTCTAGTGGAGTAGGTGGAATTACAGAAAATGATGTAGAACTTGTTTCAAACTCTCAAAACTGTGTTCTTTTAGGTTTTAATGTACGTCCTACAGGAAGTGTAAAAGCACTAGCTAAACAAAAAAATGTAGATATTAGAACTTACTCTATAATATATAAACTTTTAGATGATATGACTGGTATGTTAACTGGTATGATGACACCAAAATTTACTGAAGAAAATACAGGTCAAGCAGAAGTTAGAGATACATTTAAAATACCTAAAGGTATGGTTGCAGGATGTGTTGTTGTTGATGGTAAACTTGTTCGTGGTGGTATGGTTCGTGTTATTCGTGATGGTGTTGTTATTTACGAGGGCGCATTGACTTCACTTAAACGTTTCAAAGATGATGTTGAAGAAATTGGAAACGGTTATGAATGTGGTGTTGTTATAAGTGGTTACGATGATGTAATTGTAGGCGATACGATAGAAACATTTAAAAAAGTTGAACAAAAAGTATCACTATAA